In a genomic window of Penaeus vannamei isolate JL-2024 chromosome 10, ASM4276789v1, whole genome shotgun sequence:
- the LOC113810596 gene encoding 26S proteasome non-ATPase regulatory subunit 5 isoform X2 encodes MEGNMNKVMSLLSELSLSDEPKKHLIELKTTLITLTAPRIKELPSNLNLNVLFDSFNSSDSEQVELTVDILTHLLPFVSPKEVVERFSEHLLRGLAHPHEKVRTLVLKEIQLCSDTDMGVMSVISDAPLLLGIVSSLGDSSLGVVKVASDTLLTVCRQAEGIRAVFSSESVSIMQTVMAKSDSCRFNVYDMLVQVCLLGDLAMSTVSNSGLLDRLTAEVTTGDVLTQLNALELLTTLVVSRDGMALLHRAGVVAKLQYLLSLAENDPMAALLMPGLIKFFGNMGHTQPRRMVEEYGSVMVMILRLAAGTLDLGDPTFQLVAIETVVHIGSSPEGILALAKFKTEMDEVLDIIGTKMRTAPTDQRVRILEALAQLFTVEEYQSEEVVGTLELWWPGVAGVNLEKLMAVARQPFADLHCAALKVLKALAYMAWGQKLIRSEPGLVEYILNRATENESTGKVMKWEIVKTLVLSSTASSIFDEFQMEQLNKYYRQGVFYVETQVEVAMEGEN; translated from the exons ATGGAAGGCAACATGAATAAGGTTATGAGTTTACTGAGCGAATTATCGCTCTCAGACGAGCCAAAGAAACACTTGATAGAACTTAAAACAACTCTCATAACACTCACAGCACCAAGAATAAAGGAGCTGCCGTCAAACCTAAATCTCAACGTTCTGTTTGACAGTTTTAATAGCTCAGACAG tgagcAAGTAGAATTGACAGTGGACATTTTGACTCACTTACTACCCTTTGTGAGTCCAAAAGAAGTTGTAGAACGATTTTCAGAGCATCTGTTACGTGGGTTGGCACACCCACATGAAAAAGTTCGAACTTTGGTGCTCAAAGAG ATCCAGCTTTGCTCCGACACCGACATGGGTGTCATGTCAGTTATATCCGACGCTCCTCTCTTGTTGGGCATTGTGAGTAGCCTGGGAGACTCGTCCCTTGGAGTGGTCAAAGTTGCCAGCGATACCCTGCTGACTGTTTGCCGGCAGGCAGAAGGAATCAGGGCAGTGTTTTCAAGTGAATCTGTGTCCATCATGCAAACAGTCATGGCAAAATCAGATTCATGCAGATTCAATGTGTATGAT ATGTTGGTTCAAGTGTGCTTGCTGGGAGACTTGGCAATGAGCACAGTCTCCAACTCAGGGCTCCTGGACCGACTAACAGCTGAGGTCACAACAGGAGACGTGTTGACACAGCTCAATGCACTGGAACTCCTCACCACCCTGGTTGTGTCAAGGGATGGCATGGCTCTCTTGCATCGTGCAGGAGTTGTTGCCAAGCTGCAATACCTCCTTTCCCTGGCTGAGAATGACCCAATGGCTGCTCTGCTCATGCCTG GTTTGATCAAGTTCTTTGGGAATATGGGACACACCCAGCCCCGCAGGATGGTTGAAGAGTATGGTTCTGTCATGGTGATGATTCTCCGACTCGCGGCTGGAACTCTGGATCTTGGAGACCCCACATTCCAGTTGGTGGCCATTGAAACAGTGGTGCACATTGGCAGTTCTCCGGAAGGGATACTGGCTCTGGCAAAGTTCA AGACTGAGATGGACGAAGTGCTAGACATCATTGGGACTAAAATGCGCACAGCTCCTACAGATCAGCGAGTTAGAATACTTGAAGCACTGGCACAGCTCTTCACAGTGGAG GAGTATCAGTCAGAGGAAGTGGTGGGTACACTGGAGCTGTGGTGGCCAGGTGTGGCAGGAGTCAACTTGGAGAAACTAATGGCAGTGGCACGACAGCCATTTGCCGACCTACACTGTGCAGCTCTTAAGGTTCTCAAGGCTTTGGCTTACATGGCCTGGGGGCAGAAACTCATTCGTTCAGAACCAG GACTTGTTGAATACATCCTGAACCGAGCAACAGAAAATGAGAGCACAGGTAAGGTAATGAAGTGGGAGATAGTCAAGACCCTTGTTCTCAGCAGTACAGCTTCCTCTATCTTCGATGAGTTCCAGATGGAGCAGCTGAATAAGTATTATCGCCAGGGAGTGTTCTACGTGGAGACACAAGTGGAGGTGGCCATGGAGGGAGAGAACTGA
- the LOC113810596 gene encoding 26S proteasome non-ATPase regulatory subunit 5 isoform X1 — MEGNMNKVMSLLSELSLSDEPKKHLIELKTTLITLTAPRIKELPSNLNLNVLFDSFNSSDSEQVELTVDILTHLLPFVSPKEVVERFSEHLLRGLAHPHEKVRTLVLKEIQLCSDTDMGVMSVISDAPLLLGIVSSLGDSSLGVVKVASDTLLTVCRQAEGIRAVFSSESVSIMQTVMAKSDSCRFNVYDMLVQVCLLGDLAMSTVSNSGLLDRLTAEVTTGDVLTQLNALELLTTLVVSRDGMALLHRAGVVAKLQYLLSLAENDPMAALLMPGLIKFFGNMGHTQPRRMVEEYGSVMVMILRLAAGTLDLGDPTFQLVAIETVVHIGSSPEGILALAKFKTEMDEVLDIIGTKMRTAPTDQRVRILEALAQLFTVEQEYQSEEVVGTLELWWPGVAGVNLEKLMAVARQPFADLHCAALKVLKALAYMAWGQKLIRSEPGLVEYILNRATENESTGKVMKWEIVKTLVLSSTASSIFDEFQMEQLNKYYRQGVFYVETQVEVAMEGEN; from the exons ATGGAAGGCAACATGAATAAGGTTATGAGTTTACTGAGCGAATTATCGCTCTCAGACGAGCCAAAGAAACACTTGATAGAACTTAAAACAACTCTCATAACACTCACAGCACCAAGAATAAAGGAGCTGCCGTCAAACCTAAATCTCAACGTTCTGTTTGACAGTTTTAATAGCTCAGACAG tgagcAAGTAGAATTGACAGTGGACATTTTGACTCACTTACTACCCTTTGTGAGTCCAAAAGAAGTTGTAGAACGATTTTCAGAGCATCTGTTACGTGGGTTGGCACACCCACATGAAAAAGTTCGAACTTTGGTGCTCAAAGAG ATCCAGCTTTGCTCCGACACCGACATGGGTGTCATGTCAGTTATATCCGACGCTCCTCTCTTGTTGGGCATTGTGAGTAGCCTGGGAGACTCGTCCCTTGGAGTGGTCAAAGTTGCCAGCGATACCCTGCTGACTGTTTGCCGGCAGGCAGAAGGAATCAGGGCAGTGTTTTCAAGTGAATCTGTGTCCATCATGCAAACAGTCATGGCAAAATCAGATTCATGCAGATTCAATGTGTATGAT ATGTTGGTTCAAGTGTGCTTGCTGGGAGACTTGGCAATGAGCACAGTCTCCAACTCAGGGCTCCTGGACCGACTAACAGCTGAGGTCACAACAGGAGACGTGTTGACACAGCTCAATGCACTGGAACTCCTCACCACCCTGGTTGTGTCAAGGGATGGCATGGCTCTCTTGCATCGTGCAGGAGTTGTTGCCAAGCTGCAATACCTCCTTTCCCTGGCTGAGAATGACCCAATGGCTGCTCTGCTCATGCCTG GTTTGATCAAGTTCTTTGGGAATATGGGACACACCCAGCCCCGCAGGATGGTTGAAGAGTATGGTTCTGTCATGGTGATGATTCTCCGACTCGCGGCTGGAACTCTGGATCTTGGAGACCCCACATTCCAGTTGGTGGCCATTGAAACAGTGGTGCACATTGGCAGTTCTCCGGAAGGGATACTGGCTCTGGCAAAGTTCA AGACTGAGATGGACGAAGTGCTAGACATCATTGGGACTAAAATGCGCACAGCTCCTACAGATCAGCGAGTTAGAATACTTGAAGCACTGGCACAGCTCTTCACAGTGGAG CAGGAGTATCAGTCAGAGGAAGTGGTGGGTACACTGGAGCTGTGGTGGCCAGGTGTGGCAGGAGTCAACTTGGAGAAACTAATGGCAGTGGCACGACAGCCATTTGCCGACCTACACTGTGCAGCTCTTAAGGTTCTCAAGGCTTTGGCTTACATGGCCTGGGGGCAGAAACTCATTCGTTCAGAACCAG GACTTGTTGAATACATCCTGAACCGAGCAACAGAAAATGAGAGCACAGGTAAGGTAATGAAGTGGGAGATAGTCAAGACCCTTGTTCTCAGCAGTACAGCTTCCTCTATCTTCGATGAGTTCCAGATGGAGCAGCTGAATAAGTATTATCGCCAGGGAGTGTTCTACGTGGAGACACAAGTGGAGGTGGCCATGGAGGGAGAGAACTGA